Part of the Raphanus sativus cultivar WK10039 unplaced genomic scaffold, ASM80110v3 Scaffold0464, whole genome shotgun sequence genome is shown below.
ATTCCAAACCCTATAGTCTTTGTACATACAACTATGTCTTAGTGTTTATGAATACATGAGTTATATTGAtgagttttataaaaactcatataaaaattttatatatatacgaaattattttttaaaaattggaatactagtaataaaaattttaaaatttaatttactttttttttgcttataaatctattttatgttaattttctgatttcaaacaaaattaatactcAGAGCCAATGGGGAGTAACCTCCAGGATTGCAGACGTGGAAATTGCATACGCCGATGGATACATCTCGCCATCATTGATCAGAGCCGTTCTTTTCTAAGCCAATGAGGAGCCACCACTAAGATCGCAGACTGATTAATCCTACACCGTTTGATTTACTGAACTTACTTTGATCAGAACCGTTCATTTGTTTTTCTCATTCTCTTCTCCCAGAACACAACTCCGAACAAAACATCCTCTTCTTTCAGAACAAATCTAAGATCTGAAAGACGTGTATGTCTCGTTATCTTTGATTTGGATGACTCTTAGTTCCGTTCACCGATTGAAATAAAGCAAATGGATAAGACGTGGGTTTGGCTGCCAAGGTATAACCTAAGATCTCTCGAGCTCACTTGTATTCACCGATTGAAAGAAAGCTAACTACTTTTTCTGATATATCATGTAGGAATAGTGACGAGTACTCAGAAGGAGCAACTAATTTTGTGTATTCATCAGCAAGAAGATTGGGAAATCTGTCTGAAATGCTGTGTCCTTGCAGAGACTGCCGCAATTTAAGCCATCAGCTAGTTGATAAAATAGTCGAGCATCTAGTGATTAGGGGTATGGATAAGAAGTACAAGAGATCTTGTTGGAGTATTCATGGTGAAAAAAGAGAATCTAAAGAAGACACTGGTCCTGGCAATGAAAGGGAGGCATATGAGTTGTTTAAGACAGCATTCTCCATGGATGAAGATGGTCCAAATCAGACGAATGAAAGTGGGGTGGAGCCAAATGATGGTGATGAAGCAGCAGAGGAAACTGAGTTTAGAAAAAGTTAAGAGACGCTGAAACGCCATTGTACTCGGATTGTATCAAACACACGAAGGTTTCAGCAATCATGGGACTTTACAGATTCAAGGTTAAAAGTGGTGTGTCTGAGAATTACTTCGATCAGCTGTTGGTTTTGCTTAAGGATATGCTACCTGAAGACAATGTGCTTCCAAAGAGTATGGATGCAATCAAGAAATTTCTGAAGATCTTTGGGTTCGGCTACGACAATATTCATGCTTGCAAGAATGATTGCATACTGTATAGGAAGGAGTATGAGAACCTACAAAGCTGTCCAAGATGCAAAGTTTCAAGATGGGAAATGGATAAGCACAGTAATGAGATAAAGGTGGGGATTCCGGCAAAGGTCCTTAAATATTTTCCAATCAAGGACAGGTTTAGGAGGATGTTTAGATCAAAGAGGATGGCTGAAGATCTGCGTTGGCACTATACCAATGCGACTGAAGATGGTACGATGCGACACCCCGTTGATTCTATCTCTTGGGCACAAGTGAATGATAAATGGACAGACTTTGCTGCTGAACCAAGGAATCTTCGACTTGGAATTTCTACAGATGGGATGAACCCTTTCTCCATGCAAAACACCAATCACAGCACATGGCCAGTGTTGTTTGTGAACTACAACATGCCTCAACGATGTGTATGAAAGCTGAGAATATAATGTTGACATTGCTGATCCCTGGTCCAACAGCTCCTGGTAATAACATAGATGTCTACTTAGCACTATTAATAGATGATCTGAAAGATTTGTGGGCTGAGGGTATTGAAGTCTATGACTCATTTGCGAAGGAGAATTTCACACTTAGAGCCTTGCTGCTTTGGAGTATCAGTGACTATCCAGCATTAGGAACCTTGTCTGGATGTAAAGTGAAGGGGAAACAAGCATGCAATGTATGTGGAAAGGATACACCTTCTAGGTGGCTTAAGTTCAGCCGCAAGTTTGTCTACATGGGAAATAGAAAGAGACTACCGCCTGGCCATCGTTACAGATATAAAAAAGCTTGGTTCGACAACACAGTGGAGGAAGGGAATGCGAGTAGGATACAAACTGGCGCTGAGATATATGAGACATTACAAGCTTTTAGGAATGATTTTGGAAGACCTCTAGATAAGgagaaaaaaaggagaagaccagagttggaagatgatgaGATGGTTCAAGAAGAAGAGTGTGAAGAATCAAATGATCTATGGCGGTGGAAGAAGAGATCAATATTCTTTGAACTACCTTACTGGAAGGTAAAGCATAGTAATCAGGAACTATATTCTCTCCTTCTTGTATATGAATATGCCTAACAGTTTCTTGTTTAATGTCTTAGGATATGCATGTTCGTCATAATGTTGACGTTATGCACGTTGAAAAGAATGTGTCTGATGCTATACTGTCTATCTTGATGCAAAGTTCGAAGTCAAAAGATGGTTTGAAAGCAAGAAAAGACTTAGCAGATATTGGAATCAGAAGTCACTTGCACACAGAGGTTATGGGTTCGAAAACATACTTACCTCCAGCATCGTATTGGCTATCGAAGAAAGAGAAGACCATTTTCTGCAAAAGGTTATCTCAGTTTAGAGGTCCTGATGGTTATTGTGGAAATATTGCAAATAGTGTTTCAGTTAACCCTCCTAATTTAGGTAGTTTAAAGTCGCATGATCATCACGTGCTAGTACAGAACTTGTTACCAGCTGCATTAAGAGGGTTGTTGCATAGTGGTCCTAGGATTGCCATTAACAGATTATGCAGCTACTTTAACAGGTTGTGCCAACGCATCATTGACCCGGAGAAACATATATTAATGGAGACAGAGTTTGTGGAAACAATGTGTCAACTGGAGCGCTTCTTCCCTCCATCTCTTTTTGATATCATGTTCCACCTTCCAATACATCTCTCAAAAGAGGCACGCTTGGGAGGACCAGTTCACTTCCGCTGGATGTATCCATTTGAAAGGTTTGATGTACTCATTTGCTTCGATTAATGTATTTCTTGCAATGATGTTTGACTAATATTAATATTGCTTGACTGAGTTATAGGTACATGAAAACACTAAAGGCCTTTGTTAAGAATTATGCAAGGCCAGAAGCATGTATGGCTGAAGGGTATTTAGCTGGAGAATGTGTTGCATTTTGTTTAGAGTTCCTTCAAGATTCAGTACAAGTTCAAGAACCAGTTAATCGTAATGAATATATTGAGGCTGATAGAGTCGTGGTTGAAGTTCGACATCTGCAGAAGGGAGTAGAGGTCACCCTTTCAGATAAAGATAGAGACATTTCTCATCGCTATGTGCTAATGAACATGGCATCTATGGATCCCTATGTTGAGTAAGAGGTTACCCTTTCTGTTTCATctacttttaattataatttgttgttCAAAACGGTTGTTTAATGTCAAATCAGGATGCATTTAGAAGAATTACAAGCTAATGATGTTCGATGTGCTAGAAATGAAACTCTGCTGTGGAAACACCATACTGAGTAGTTTGCAGAATGGgttaaaaaaaaggttttcaaCTCCAACTCGTTTtcttctataatattttatacatctTGTTGGATTGATGAACATGTCGAGATTGTTGGATGAACACGTTGTTAGATTGTTAGATTGACAATACTGCTTAGCTCTTAGCTTGATGATGAACACGTTGTTAGATTGTTGGATTGTTCGATTGATGAACATGTTGTCTTCGCAGATTCAGTCAGACTCAACAAATAGTCATTCTAAGGAGTTGAGGTGGTTGGCATTCGGACCAAGAAATGCTGCTTTAGCATATAAAGGGTTTATTATTAAGGGCCAGCG
Proteins encoded:
- the LOC130502239 gene encoding uncharacterized protein LOC130502239, with protein sequence MLTLLIPGPTAPGNNIDVYLALLIDDLKDLWAEGIEVYDSFAKENFTLRALLLWSISDYPALGTLSGCKVKGKQACNVCGKDTPSRWLKFSRKFVYMGNRKRLPPGHRYRYKKAWFDNTVEEGNASRIQTGAEIYETLQAFRNDFGRPLDKEKKRRRPELEDDEMVQEEECEESNDLWRWKKRSIFFELPYWKDMHVRHNVDVMHVEKNVSDAILSILMQSSKSKDGLKARKDLADIGIRSHLHTEVMGSKTYLPPASYWLSKKEKTIFCKRLSQFRGPDGYCGNIANSVSVNPPNLGSLKSHDHHVLVQNLLPAALRGLLHSGPRIAINRLCSYFNRLCQRIIDPEKHILMETEFVETMCQLERFFPPSLFDIMFHLPIHLSKEARLGGPVHFRWMYPFERYMKTLKAFVKNYARPEACMAEGYLAGECVAFCLEFLQDSVQVQEPVNRNEYIEADRVVVEVRHLQKGVEVTLSDKDRDISHRYVLMNMASMDPYVE